A portion of the Stigmatella aurantiaca DW4/3-1 genome contains these proteins:
- a CDS encoding RNA polymerase sigma factor produces MAMMRAPTSYHRPAMVPADASRMRAVMDGHREATEALLAELLPRVRNKVRYSLHCDSEVDDITQEALVAILRGLPSYRGDGAFESWADRVAGRVAFAASSRVRAERSQLNLEEEDVELSALPEEEPSSEDCLLRRQMAKLLEQLSDEQRRVLVLHHVMEMSVPEMAEQLEVPFETIRSRLRLGRAHLRALFLAQFGEEAEP; encoded by the coding sequence ATGGCCATGATGAGAGCCCCCACCTCGTATCATCGTCCGGCGATGGTGCCGGCGGATGCATCGCGTATGCGCGCTGTCATGGACGGGCACCGCGAGGCAACCGAAGCCCTGCTGGCGGAACTCCTGCCCCGGGTGCGCAACAAGGTCCGCTACTCGCTTCACTGTGACTCGGAAGTCGATGACATCACCCAGGAGGCCCTGGTCGCCATCTTGCGCGGGCTGCCCTCCTATCGCGGCGACGGCGCCTTCGAATCGTGGGCGGACCGGGTGGCGGGCCGGGTGGCGTTCGCCGCCTCGAGCCGCGTTCGCGCCGAGCGCAGCCAGCTCAACCTGGAAGAAGAGGACGTCGAGCTGAGCGCCTTGCCCGAAGAAGAGCCCTCCTCGGAAGACTGCCTGCTGCGCCGCCAGATGGCGAAGCTGCTGGAGCAGCTCTCCGACGAGCAACGCCGGGTACTGGTGCTTCACCACGTGATGGAGATGAGCGTCCCGGAGATGGCCGAGCAGCTGGAAGTCCCCTTCGAGACGATCCGCAGCCGGCTCCGCCTGGGGAGGGCCCACCTGCGGGCCCTCTTCCTCGCACAGTTCGGCGAGGAGGCCGAGCCCTGA